The Microvirga thermotolerans sequence GATCCTGGCTGCGCCGCTCCAGTATGACGGCATCGATTCCGGCCCGCTCGAGCAGGCGCCCGAGAAGGAGCCCCGCCGGGCCCGCGCCGATGATGGCGACCTGGGTCCGCATGGTCGATTTCCTCCGAACCGGCAGCTTCGCGCCGCGCCTTTCTTGCGAGGAGGATCGCAAAGGGCCGGGTGCGGCGCCATGGACAAAGCGGGCATTGAATAGGACAATTCGAGCATTCCAGCCGCCCTCCCGGATGCCATGGACACCATCCCGACCTATGCCCTTTACGGCGAATACAAGGACGATCCGGGCACCGAATGGATCCATGGCGAGACGATCCAGTCCCGCAGCCGCTTGCACGATTACGTGATCGAGCCGCACCGGCACGAGCGGCTTTTCCAGATCCTCCATCTCGCCGGCGGCGAGGCGGATTTCGTGCAGGACGGGCAGCGCAGCAGGCTCGTCGCGCCTTGCATCGTGACCCTGCCGCCGATGACCGTGCACGGCTACACCTTCACCCCCGACGTGGAAGGAACGGTGCTCACCCTCTTCGAGCACCGGCTCGGCGCCGTGCTCGCGGCGGCGGCCGAGATCGTGCCGACATTCCGCGCGGTTCACGCGGTCGCGATGGAACGGGGCTCGCCCGATGCCCGGACCGTTTCGGACCATGTCGCCGCCATCGCCGCGGAGCTTTCGGGCCGCAGGCCGGGGCGCCTCGGCGCCGTCGAGGCGCATCTCGCGCTCCTCCTCATCGCCCTTCATCGCCTGCAGGGGGCGGCGAAGGAGGCGGCGCCGAATGCGCGAAACCGGGCTCTCGATCACCTCATGCGCTTTCGCCGGCTGGTCGACGAGGAGTTTCGCAGCCACAAGCCGGTCGAAGCCTATGCGCGCAGGCTCGGGCTCACGGCGAGCCATCTCAACCGGCTCTGCCGGGAGCATCTGGGCGAGACGGCTCTCGACGTCATTCACGGCCGCCTCGCCCTGGAGGCGCGGCGCTATCTCACCTTCACGTCCCTGAGCGCCAAGGAAGTGGCCCTCGCGCTCGCCTTCGAGGACCCGGCCTATTTCACGCGCTTCTTCAAGCGGCGGACCGGCCTCACGCCGACCGGGTTCCGGGCGCTGCGCAACGGAGAGACGAATCCATAGACGCCTGTCGCTCGGCTCACCGTCATTCCAGGACAGTGCGGAGCGCTGGGCCCGGAACCCATAAGCGGCGACGATGCAGGATGGAGCGCAACGGCCGCCACCGATCTCCATTCCGGTCCGCCGATGCCATGCGTTCCGCGCCCGCGCCATCGTCCCAGAATGCCGGCGTTGCGCGCCCGAACGACGACGTCGTGCCTCTCAGGCGCCCTTCCCCGCAGCGGAAGGAACGAAGCGCAGGCCGTCCGCCAGCGCCTGCGCCTTGGCGAGGCCTGCCCCGGTCGTCTCCGCCATCCGCGGCAAAATCAGCCATTCCAGGGTCCAGGCCGCGCCGGATCGCTCGTTCTCGTGCACGAGCGCCTGATGGAGCGTGCCGAGAAGCCCGGCGTTGAAGCGGGCGAGCGCCACGAGCACCTCGGCCAGAACGGGATTCGACTTGTGGGGCATGGCGGAGGAGCCGCCGCCCGATGCGAGGCGGACCTGCCCGACCTCGTTCTGCGCCATGAGGGCGATGTCCTGCCCGATCTTGCCGAGGGTTCCCGAGACGAGGGAGAGCCACGCGGCGAATGCGCCGATGCGGTCGCGCTGGGAGTGCCAGGCCGGCGCGAAGGCGAGGCCGAGACGCTCCGCGAGCGCGTCCGCGAGCGCATCGCCGTGGCCGTGGAACGAGCCGCGGTTGCCGATGGGCCCGCCGAGCTGCAGGGTCAGAAGGCGCGGCTCCATCTCGCGTAGGGCTTCCTCATGCCGTTCGAGCGGCTGGATCCAGGTGTCGAGCTTGTCGGCGGCGGTGAACGGCAGCGCCTGCTGCATGCGCGTGTGGGCGACCAGGCCCACGTCCCCGTCCCGCCTCTTGAGAAGCCGGAGCGTCTCGACGAGCGCCGCGATGCGCCCTGCGAGGAGCGCCGCGAGATCCCTCAGGCGAAGGACGAGGCCCGTGTCGACGACGTCCTGGCTCGTCGCCCCGAGGTGCACGGCCCGTTCGTACGGCTCCCCGACCGCCTGGCGCAGCTGCCGGACGAGTTCGGGCACGACCACGCCATCCCGCGACATGCCCGTGGCGAGGCCGTTCCAGTCGGGCACGAAGGTGCGGCAGGCCTCAACGATGCGGAAGGCCGCGTCCTCGCCGATCAGGCCGATCTCGGCCTGCGCCTGCGCGAGCGCCTCTTCCACCCGCAGCATGGCGGCAAGCTCCGCCTCGTCGGAGAAGAGCGCGGCCACCTCGCCGTCGCCGACGAGGGCCCCGAGCAGGGAAGAGGAAAGAGGATCGCCCGCCATGATGCTTCGAGCCTAGAGCATTTTCAGGAGAAGTGGGAACCGGTCCTCCGCCCGAAAATGCGGCAAACGAAAGACCGCGGAGCGGAGTGCGATTCCATCGAAGCGTAGACCGCTCAAGAGGCTTCCAGGGCGATGGAAATGCCCTGCCCCACGCCGATGCACATGGCGGCGAGCGGATGGCCGGGCGCGGTCGCTCCGCCGTACGGATTCATGCGCGGCGCATCCGCGGGGATGCCCGCGAGGGGTGCGGGCACAGGCGCAGATGCAGGCCTCGGGCATTCTCAGGCTCCCTTCTTTCCGCCATGGGCCCGCTCGGTGCGGGCCTGGAGGTCGCGGAGGGTCGCCAGTTCGAGCTCGGTCGGAGGCGGCGTCTCCTCGACGCGATCCGCGAAGCGCACCTTCCAGCCGCAGGTCTCCTGGACCTGCCCGCGCGTGACGCCCGGGTGCATGGACACCACCGTGAACTCCTTCGTCTCGGGATCGGGCTTCCACACGGCGAGATCCGTGACGAGCAGCGCCGGCCCCTCGGTTTCGATCCCGAGGCGGCGGCGGTGATCCCCGCCCTCTCCATGGCCGAAGGAGGTGAAGAAGTCGATCTTCTCCACCATCCCGCGGGTGGACTGCTTCATGGTGATGAACACCTTGCGGCAGGAGGTGGCGATCTCCGGCGCGCCGCCGCCGCCCGGCAGCCGCACCTTCGGGCGGCGGTAGTCGCCGATCACCGTGGTGTTGATGTTGCCGAACCGGTCGAGCTGCGCGGCGCCCAGGAAGCCGATGGAGATGCGCCCTCCCTGGAGCCAGTAGCGGAACATCTCGGGCACGGAGACCGTGGTCAGCGCCGTCTCGCAGAGCTCGCCGTCGCCGATGGAGAGCGGCAGCACGTCCGGCGCCGTGCCGATGGTGCCGCTCTCGTAGATGAGCGTGATGCCTGGCGCATGCGTCAGGCGCGCGACGTTGCAGGCGGCCGAGGGCGCGCCGATCCCGACGAAGCAGACGTCGTCGCTCGACAGGGCGCGGGAGGCCGCGATGGTCATCATCTCGTTGGGGGTGAATGCGGACACGGTCATTGCCTCAAAGCCCCCTCACGCGGGCGGCGAACGCCTCCGGGCCGACATCGAGCACGTTCTCCTTCATCCACCGGGTGAAGAGGCCCCGGTCGGCGGAGATCCTGTCCCACTCGAGATAGGCGGCGTTGTCGCGGCCGTAATAGCCGTGGGCGTAGGAGGGATGCGCGCCTCCGGGCACATGCGCGACGGCGGTGACGGTCCAGTGCGGAAGCACGCACAGGTTCGGGTGAAGGTCCTCGAAATCGTCGACGATCTCCTCCACCGTCACGACGGCGCGCTTCGCCGCAAGGACCGCCTCCTTCTGCACGCCGACGATGCCTTCGACGAGCACGTCGCCGCGCCGGCTCGCCTTCTGGGCGTGGATGAAGGTCACGTCCGGCCGGTGCGAAGGCACCGCCGCGAGCTCCTCGCCCGTGAAGGGGCAGACGATGCTCCTGATGTCCGGGTTCACCTCCTTCAGCCCGGCCCCCCGATAGCCGCGGAAGACGGCGCAGGGCAGACCCGCGGCGCCCGCCTCGTAGGCGTTGGCCATGGCCGCGTGGCTGTGCTCGACCGTCTCGATGGCGCGGGGCCACCCGTTCTCGATGGCGTCGCGCATCCGGCGCAGGAGGCCGACCCCCGGGTTGCCCGCATAGGAGAACACGACCTTCTTCGCCAGCCCCATGCCGACGAGCTGGTCGTAGACGATGTCGGGCGTCATCCGGATGAGTGTCAGATCCCCGATCCCCTGGCGGATCGCCTCGTGGGCGGCGGCGTGGGGGATGAGATGGGTGAAGCCCTCGAAGGCGACGGTGTCGCCCGCGCGCAGGTTCTCCGCGACGGCCTCCCTGAGGCTCTGGAACTTGGCCATGATATGCTTTCGATGACGGTCAGATGTCGAAGAACACGGTTTCCTTCTCGCCCTGGAGGCGGATGTCGAAGGTGTAGGTGGGCAGCCCGTTCTCCACGGCGCGCGGCGCGATCAGCGTCGGCACCCGCACCTTGTGCTCGATGCGGGCGAGCACGGGGCACTCCGCATTGGCGCTCTCCTCGTCGGCGAAATACATGCGGGTATGGAGGCCGATATTGATGCCGCGCGCCACGATCCAGAACGTGATGTGCGGCGCCATGAGGCGCCCGTCCCGGTAGGGCACGCGGCCGGGCTTGACGGTCTCGAACCTGTACTCCCCCGTCGTGCCGTCCACGGGCTGGCGCCCCCATCCGGCGAAGTGCGGATCGGCGCGTCCGCGCCGCTCCTGGGGCGAGTTGTAGAGGCCCTCCGCGTCCGCCTGCCAGATCTCGACGAGGGCGTCCTTCAGGGGCGTGCCGCCGCCGTCGAGGATCCGGCCCTTGACGAGGATGCGCTCGCCCCTGGTTTCCGGGCCGACGAGGCCGAGGCCGAGGTCCTCCTTCCACACGCCGGCAATCCCGGCCCAGTTCGGGGTCGTGCCGATATGCACGTAGGGCCCCGCCGTCTGCGAGGGCGTCTCCTTCAGCTGTCCCAGCTTCTGGACCATCAGTTCCCCTCCATCCGGTTCTCGAACGGGGTCGAGCGGCGCCCCCGCAGGACGATGTCGAACTTGTAGGCGAGCGCATCCATCGGGATCGCGTTGTTCCGGTCGAGGGCGGCGATGAGCTGCTCCACGGCCGCCTTGTCCGGAATGGTGGAGACGATGGGGCATTGCCAGATCATCGGGTCGCCCTCGAAATACATCTGCGTGATCAGCCGCTGCGCGAAGGCATGGCCGAAGACGGAGAAGTGGATGTGCGCCGGGCGCCAGTCGTTGACGCCGTTCGGCCAGGGATAGGGGCCGGGCTTGATGGTGCGGAACCAATAGCGCCCCTCCTGGTCGGTGATCGTGCGTCCGCAGCCGCCGAAATTCGGATCGAGGGGAGCGAGATAGCTCTCCTTCCTGTGCCGGTAGCGCCCGCCCGCATTGGCCTGCCAGAACTCCAGGAGCGCTCCCGGCACGGGCCGCGCGTTCTCGTCGAGCACGCGCCCGTAGACGACGATGCGCGGGCCGATGGGCTCTCCGGTCCGGGCGTAGTTGCGGATGAGGTCGTTGTCGAGTGGGCCGATGGCGTCGTGGCTGAAGACCGGCCCCGTCATCTCGGAAATGGTGTTGTCCAGCGACAAGAGCGGGTATCGCGGGGAGCGCAGCACTGACGTCTTGTATTGCGGCGTGAAGGCCGGCGGATGCCAGCTCCGGTCGCGGTGGTAGAACGGTCCCTGGTCCGACATGTCACGTCACTCCTTGGGCTGCGCCGCATGCGGGCATGAGGTCCGCGCTCATCCCTGCGGATCCTGCTCCATTTCGGCATAGGCCTTCTTGACGATCTTGAAGGCACGATTGGCGGCGGGCACGCCCGCATAGACCGCCACATGCAGCAGCGCCTCGCGGATGTCCTCCTTGGTCGCCCCCGTGTTGCGGGTGGCGCGCACGTGCATCGCGACCTCGTCGTCGTGGCCGAGCGCCGCGAGCAGGGCGATGGTGACGATGGAGCGCTCCCGCTTCGAGAAATGCGGTCGCGCCCACACCGAGCCCCAGGCTCCCTCGGTGATGAAGGTCTGGAAATCGGCGTCGAACTCCGTCGCCTGCGCGCTCGCCCGGTCCACATGGGCATCGCCCAGCACCTGCCGCCGCACGGCCATTCCGGCCCTGTATCGTTCGCTCTCAGCCACGCGCGGCCTCCTCGAGATGGGATGCGATGAGCGCCGCCAGCTCCTTCGGGCGCTCGACGCAGGGGATGTGCCCGGCCCCTGCCACCACCTCGAAGCGGGCGCCGGGGATGAGCGCGGCGGTCCGCCCGACCACGTCCGCAGGGGTCGATCCGTCCTGGTCGCCGGCCACGCAGAGGGTCGGCACCGCGATGCGCCCGGCATCGGCCGTGAGATCGGCATCGCGGACGGCGGCGCAGGTGGCCGCATAGCCGACGGCGGGCGTGCGCAGGAGCATGTTGCGCCAGCCCGCGCACTCGTCGGCCCGGGCGGCACGGAAGTCCGGCGTGAACCAGCGGGCGAGCACGCCTTCGACCACCGCCTCCACGCCGTGCTTCTCCACCGCCGCGATCCGCTCGGCCCAGGTTTCGGCCGTCCCGATCTTCGCGGCCGTGCAGCACAGGACGAGGGCCGTCGCACGCGAGGGTTCGCGCACCGCGAGGCGCTGCGCGATCATGCCCCCGACGGACAGGCCCACGATGGCGGCCTCGCGCACGTGAAGCGTGTCGAGAAGCGCGAGGAGATCGTCCACGTGGTCGTCGATGGCGTAGGGCCCCGGCGGCACGTCCGAGAGCCCGTGACCGCGCTTGTCGTAGAGCACGACCCGGAAACGGTCGGCGAAGGCCGGCGCCACCTCCTGCCAGATGCGGAAGTCGCTGCCCAGAGAGTTGGAGAACACGAGGGCCGGCGCCCCGGCGCGGCCGAGGACCTGGTGGTGAAGGACGATTCCGTTTGCGCGCGTGAAGGCCATGGTCTCTCTCAATGCACGGTGCCGACGCCGATATACTGCTCGACGAGACGCTCGTCGGACCGCAGGGCCTCGCTCGTGCCCTGCCAGACGATGCGCCCGCGTTCGAGGATGAGGACCGAGTCCGCGAAGTCGAGGGCGCTCTCGATCCGCTGCTCCACCAGCAGGATCGTCATCTCGCCGCCGGATGCCAGACGGACGAACGCGGCCATCAGCTCCTCGCAGATGACCGGGGCGAGGCCCTCGAGCGGCTCGTCGAGAAGCAGCACGGAGGGACGCCCGAGAATGGTCCGCGCGGTGGAGAGCATCTGCTGCTCCCCTCCCGACAGCTGCCAGCCGAGGTTGCGCCGCCGTTCTCGCAGGCGCGGAAACATCTCGTAGGCCTCTTCGAGCGCGCTGCGCGGCCGGTCCTTCAGGCCGGCGATCAGGTTCTCCTCCACGGTCAGGGAACGGAAGATGTCGCGGGTCTGCGGCACCAGGCCCAGGCCCCGCAGGGCGCGGTCGCAGCTCTTCAGGCCCGCCACGTCCCGCCCGCCGAGCAGGATCTCGCCGCCGTAGCGCCTGGTGAGCCCCATGAGGCTCGACAGGAGCGTCGTCTTGCCCATGCCGTTGCGGCCCAGGATCGACAGCCGCGCCCCGGCGGGCACGGAGAACGACACGTCTTCGAGCACGACCGTCGGGCCGTACCCGGCGCTCAGGCGGCGGACCTCAAGCGACTCGGCGGGCATGGGCGTAATTCCCGAGATAGGCTTCGCGCACTTTTTCGTTCGCGGCGACCTGCGCAGGCAGGCCCTCGAAGATGATCTCGCCCGCCGCGAGCACCACGACGCGCTTGGCGAAGCGGAAGACGAGGTCCATGTCGTGCTCGATCATCAGAACGGCGAGGCTCGGCGGCAGATGCCCGAGGGCCTGCTCGATGCGCGGCGTCTCGCTGGAAGGCACCCCCGCCGCCGGCTCGTCGAGGAGCAGCACCTTCGGCCTGAGCGCCAGGGCGATGGCGATTTCGAGGAGCCGCTGCTGGCCGTAGGCGATCTCCCGCACCTTGCGCCGGGCCACCTCGAGGAGGCCCAGCGTGCCGAGGATGCCCTCGACCTCTCCCGAAACGGCCGGATCGCCGCGGAAGCGGCCGAGAATGCGCGCGGCACGTCCCTCGCGCCGGAGCACGGTGAGCGTGACGTGCTCCTCCGGCGTCATGTCGGAGAACAGGCGCGTGACCTGGAAGGTGCGCACCAGCCCCTTCCGCACCCGCCGCACCGCGCCGAGCCCGGTCACGTCCTCGCCGCCGAGGATCACGCGGCCCGCGCTCGGCCGGATCTGTCCCGTCACGAGGTTCACGAAGGTTGTCTTGCCCGCGCCATTGGGGCCGATGAGCGCGAGCCTCTCCCCCGCTCCCATGGCAAGGTCGACGTTGCGGCTGACGGCGAGGCCGCCGAAGGACTTGGACAGGCCTTCCACGCGGAAGAGATCGCTCATGGCCGCCCCCTCCCGCCCCCGGCGCCCCGCACGGCGGCGCGGAGCCGGCCGGCAAGGCCGCCGAGCCCGCCCGGCGCGACGAGGACGACGGCGATCAGCAGGGCGCCGACCATGGTCATCCAGTGGAACGGGTTGACGGCGGAAACCGTGTGCTCGAACCCCATGAAGACGACGGTGCCGACGAGCGCGCCGTAGAGGCTGCCGAGGCCGCCGAGAACCAGCATGACGAGGGCGTTCGCGGACAGCTCGAAGCTCACGCTGTCGAGGCCGACGACCTGGGTGGACAGGGCGGCGAGCGCACCGCCCGTTCCCGCCACGGCCCCGGAGATGACGAACATCTTCAGGAGGACGGGGAACACGAAGGCGCCCATGGCGCGGATGCGGACCGGATCCTCCTTGATGCCGCGGCACAGCATGCCGAAGGGCGAGGCCACGACGAACTTCAGCACGACGAAGACGCCGACGAGAAGGGCGAGGCCGAAGAGATAGGCGGTGCGTCCCCACAGGTCGAAGGCGAAGGTTCCGAAGAGCGGGCTCGGGCTGAACCCCGCGAGGCCGTCGCTGCCGCCCGTGAAGGCCGAGGCCTTGTTGGCAGCCTCGTGGGCCAGCTGCACGATGGCGATGGACAAAACGAGCTGAGCGAGCCCGTGCGCCCGGAGCATGACGGCGCCCATCACGAGCCCCGCCGCTGCGCCGGCCGCGGCTCCGATGAGGACGAGGGTCATCGGCTCGGTCACCCCGCGCAGGCAGGCCATGCCGGCCGCATAGGCACCCGCCCCGAAAAGGGTGGCATGGCCAAGGGTGGCGACGCCGCAATAGCCGACGACGAGATCGAGCGAGAGAGCGAGAAGCGCCACCGCGATCACGCGGGTCAGGAGGGCGAGATTGTCGGGGAACAGCCAGTATCCGGCCGCGCCGATGGCGGCGATGGCGGCCACGCCCGCCGCGTCGCGCACGAGGCTGGAGCCGGCGCGTGTCCCCGCCAAGCGCGGCGATGCGGCGTGGCCCCGCACCCTACTGCGCCCTTCCGAGGAAGCCGCGGGGGAAGACGCAAACGATGGCGATGACGGCTGCATAGAAGAAGAAGTTTCCGAAGTCGGGCATGAGGTAGCGCCCCGTGGTGTCGATGGCGCCGAGCACGAGGCAGGCGAGCAGCGCTCCCGGAATGGAGCCCGCGCCGCCGACCGAGACCACCACGAGGAAGGTCACCATGTAGCGCAGGGCGTAATAGGGCTCGATGGGAAGGAACTCGGCCCCGACCACGCCGCCGAGCGCGGCGAGCCCCATGGCGATGGCGAAGCTGACGGCATAGACCGCCTGCGTCCGGACCCCGAGCGCGTCGGCCATGCCTGCGTTGTCCACGGTGGCGCGCAGGCGGATGCCGAAGGCGGTCCTCTCGATGAGGAACCACAGCCCCGCCGCGACGACGAGGCCGCAGGCCATGACGAAGAGCCGGTGCCCGGCGACCGCGCGGAAGCCGAGATCCACCGGCGTGGACAGGCTTGCAGGCAGCGCGATGGTCTTGAGCGTGGGGCCGAAGAAGAAGTTCGTAATGCCGATCACGCAGAAGGTGATGCCGATGGTCATCAGAACCTGCGTCAGCTGCGGGCTGCCGTAGATCCGCCGGTAGAGGAAGCGCTCGAGCGGAATGGAGACGGCGACCGTTCCCAGGATCGCGAGCAGGAGCGCCGCCGCGTAGCCCGCGCCGAGCTCGCGCTGGGCATAGGAGGCGATGTAGCCGGCGATCATCGCGAAGGCGCCGTGGGCGAGGTTGACCACCCGCATCAGGCCCATGGTCAGCGACAGACCGATGCAGATGATGAACAGCGCCATGCCGTAGGCGAAGGCGTCGATCGCGATGCTGAAGACGGTCTGCATGGATGCGTTCCGATCCGCGACGGGC is a genomic window containing:
- a CDS encoding helix-turn-helix domain-containing protein, which gives rise to MDTIPTYALYGEYKDDPGTEWIHGETIQSRSRLHDYVIEPHRHERLFQILHLAGGEADFVQDGQRSRLVAPCIVTLPPMTVHGYTFTPDVEGTVLTLFEHRLGAVLAAAAEIVPTFRAVHAVAMERGSPDARTVSDHVAAIAAELSGRRPGRLGAVEAHLALLLIALHRLQGAAKEAAPNARNRALDHLMRFRRLVDEEFRSHKPVEAYARRLGLTASHLNRLCREHLGETALDVIHGRLALEARRYLTFTSLSAKEVALALAFEDPAYFTRFFKRRTGLTPTGFRALRNGETNP
- a CDS encoding 3-carboxy-cis,cis-muconate cycloisomerase, which translates into the protein MAGDPLSSSLLGALVGDGEVAALFSDEAELAAMLRVEEALAQAQAEIGLIGEDAAFRIVEACRTFVPDWNGLATGMSRDGVVVPELVRQLRQAVGEPYERAVHLGATSQDVVDTGLVLRLRDLAALLAGRIAALVETLRLLKRRDGDVGLVAHTRMQQALPFTAADKLDTWIQPLERHEEALREMEPRLLTLQLGGPIGNRGSFHGHGDALADALAERLGLAFAPAWHSQRDRIGAFAAWLSLVSGTLGKIGQDIALMAQNEVGQVRLASGGGSSAMPHKSNPVLAEVLVALARFNAGLLGTLHQALVHENERSGAAWTLEWLILPRMAETTGAGLAKAQALADGLRFVPSAAGKGA
- a CDS encoding CoA-transferase subunit beta, translated to MTVSAFTPNEMMTIAASRALSSDDVCFVGIGAPSAACNVARLTHAPGITLIYESGTIGTAPDVLPLSIGDGELCETALTTVSVPEMFRYWLQGGRISIGFLGAAQLDRFGNINTTVIGDYRRPKVRLPGGGGAPEIATSCRKVFITMKQSTRGMVEKIDFFTSFGHGEGGDHRRRLGIETEGPALLVTDLAVWKPDPETKEFTVVSMHPGVTRGQVQETCGWKVRFADRVEETPPPTELELATLRDLQARTERAHGGKKGA
- a CDS encoding CoA transferase subunit A, which translates into the protein MAKFQSLREAVAENLRAGDTVAFEGFTHLIPHAAAHEAIRQGIGDLTLIRMTPDIVYDQLVGMGLAKKVVFSYAGNPGVGLLRRMRDAIENGWPRAIETVEHSHAAMANAYEAGAAGLPCAVFRGYRGAGLKEVNPDIRSIVCPFTGEELAAVPSHRPDVTFIHAQKASRRGDVLVEGIVGVQKEAVLAAKRAVVTVEEIVDDFEDLHPNLCVLPHWTVTAVAHVPGGAHPSYAHGYYGRDNAAYLEWDRISADRGLFTRWMKENVLDVGPEAFAARVRGL
- the pcaG gene encoding protocatechuate 3,4-dioxygenase subunit alpha, which encodes MVQKLGQLKETPSQTAGPYVHIGTTPNWAGIAGVWKEDLGLGLVGPETRGERILVKGRILDGGGTPLKDALVEIWQADAEGLYNSPQERRGRADPHFAGWGRQPVDGTTGEYRFETVKPGRVPYRDGRLMAPHITFWIVARGINIGLHTRMYFADEESANAECPVLARIEHKVRVPTLIAPRAVENGLPTYTFDIRLQGEKETVFFDI
- the pcaH gene encoding protocatechuate 3,4-dioxygenase subunit beta codes for the protein MSDQGPFYHRDRSWHPPAFTPQYKTSVLRSPRYPLLSLDNTISEMTGPVFSHDAIGPLDNDLIRNYARTGEPIGPRIVVYGRVLDENARPVPGALLEFWQANAGGRYRHRKESYLAPLDPNFGGCGRTITDQEGRYWFRTIKPGPYPWPNGVNDWRPAHIHFSVFGHAFAQRLITQMYFEGDPMIWQCPIVSTIPDKAAVEQLIAALDRNNAIPMDALAYKFDIVLRGRRSTPFENRMEGN
- the pcaC gene encoding 4-carboxymuconolactone decarboxylase, which produces MAVRRQVLGDAHVDRASAQATEFDADFQTFITEGAWGSVWARPHFSKRERSIVTIALLAALGHDDEVAMHVRATRNTGATKEDIREALLHVAVYAGVPAANRAFKIVKKAYAEMEQDPQG
- the pcaD gene encoding 3-oxoadipate enol-lactonase; this encodes MAFTRANGIVLHHQVLGRAGAPALVFSNSLGSDFRIWQEVAPAFADRFRVVLYDKRGHGLSDVPPGPYAIDDHVDDLLALLDTLHVREAAIVGLSVGGMIAQRLAVREPSRATALVLCCTAAKIGTAETWAERIAAVEKHGVEAVVEGVLARWFTPDFRAARADECAGWRNMLLRTPAVGYAATCAAVRDADLTADAGRIAVPTLCVAGDQDGSTPADVVGRTAALIPGARFEVVAGAGHIPCVERPKELAALIASHLEEAARG
- a CDS encoding ABC transporter ATP-binding protein; the encoded protein is MPAESLEVRRLSAGYGPTVVLEDVSFSVPAGARLSILGRNGMGKTTLLSSLMGLTRRYGGEILLGGRDVAGLKSCDRALRGLGLVPQTRDIFRSLTVEENLIAGLKDRPRSALEEAYEMFPRLRERRRNLGWQLSGGEQQMLSTARTILGRPSVLLLDEPLEGLAPVICEELMAAFVRLASGGEMTILLVEQRIESALDFADSVLILERGRIVWQGTSEALRSDERLVEQYIGVGTVH
- a CDS encoding ABC transporter ATP-binding protein, whose product is MSDLFRVEGLSKSFGGLAVSRNVDLAMGAGERLALIGPNGAGKTTFVNLVTGQIRPSAGRVILGGEDVTGLGAVRRVRKGLVRTFQVTRLFSDMTPEEHVTLTVLRREGRAARILGRFRGDPAVSGEVEGILGTLGLLEVARRKVREIAYGQQRLLEIAIALALRPKVLLLDEPAAGVPSSETPRIEQALGHLPPSLAVLMIEHDMDLVFRFAKRVVVLAAGEIIFEGLPAQVAANEKVREAYLGNYAHARRVA
- a CDS encoding branched-chain amino acid ABC transporter permease, which produces MAGTRAGSSLVRDAAGVAAIAAIGAAGYWLFPDNLALLTRVIAVALLALSLDLVVGYCGVATLGHATLFGAGAYAAGMACLRGVTEPMTLVLIGAAAGAAAGLVMGAVMLRAHGLAQLVLSIAIVQLAHEAANKASAFTGGSDGLAGFSPSPLFGTFAFDLWGRTAYLFGLALLVGVFVVLKFVVASPFGMLCRGIKEDPVRIRAMGAFVFPVLLKMFVISGAVAGTGGALAALSTQVVGLDSVSFELSANALVMLVLGGLGSLYGALVGTVVFMGFEHTVSAVNPFHWMTMVGALLIAVVLVAPGGLGGLAGRLRAAVRGAGGGRGRP
- a CDS encoding branched-chain amino acid ABC transporter permease, which gives rise to MQTVFSIAIDAFAYGMALFIICIGLSLTMGLMRVVNLAHGAFAMIAGYIASYAQRELGAGYAAALLLAILGTVAVSIPLERFLYRRIYGSPQLTQVLMTIGITFCVIGITNFFFGPTLKTIALPASLSTPVDLGFRAVAGHRLFVMACGLVVAAGLWFLIERTAFGIRLRATVDNAGMADALGVRTQAVYAVSFAIAMGLAALGGVVGAEFLPIEPYYALRYMVTFLVVVSVGGAGSIPGALLACLVLGAIDTTGRYLMPDFGNFFFYAAVIAIVCVFPRGFLGRAQ